A region from the Aliarcobacter thereius LMG 24486 genome encodes:
- a CDS encoding YqaA family protein, whose protein sequence is MTYFILFISAFLSATLLPFGSEALLIYDIKAGYNIYLLLFFGTLGNSLGSVLNYYLGLKGEEYLIKKRLINIKYIDICKKYFDKYGGISILFVWLPIIGDPITFVAGILKYNFKKFLVLLVISKLSRYLFIALII, encoded by the coding sequence ATGACATATTTTATACTTTTTATTTCTGCATTTTTATCTGCAACTTTGCTTCCATTTGGAAGTGAAGCACTTTTAATATATGATATAAAAGCTGGTTATAACATCTATTTACTTCTATTCTTTGGAACTTTAGGAAATAGTTTAGGTTCAGTTTTAAACTATTATTTGGGCTTAAAAGGTGAAGAATATTTAATAAAAAAGAGATTAATAAATATAAAATATATAGATATTTGTAAAAAATACTTTGATAAATATGGTGGTATATCTATTTTATTTGTATGGTTACCAATAATTGGAGATCCTATTACTTTTGTAGCTGGTATTTTGAAATACAATTTTAAGAAATTTTTAGTTTTGCTAGTAATATCAAAGCTAAGTAGATATCTATTTATAGCTTTGATAATTTGA
- a CDS encoding TonB-dependent receptor plug domain-containing protein codes for MKKSIISLSLIASASLAQSYNLGQVNVEAKKNQNINVFEKTITSDDISRDNSIDISDALDNISGVSKDIQGGRGESTIHIRGFNSKRVGVFIDGVPIYVPYDGNFDYGRFLTTDISQIDVSKAYSSVVFGGNTMGGVVNIISKKPKKEFEGNIKAEMIFDSNMKMARHIESLNLGTMQKNGFYTQVGASYSKQDHFRMSDDFKGNSHQASGDRLRSENEDKKISLKVGYVANDDSEISINYSNQKGEKQQAPVTDTSFAKEKYWDWPKVDKESISIVGQKNFNNSYVKALAYYDSSKNNLNSYKDNTYSSFDNNKKTFKNENEDYTYGARVEYGLANDNNFFKTATNYKKDSHKTYDIGKTNNKKTLSENYEDHTISLGVENIYNITPKLELLAGLSYDMKKADKLYDTETKYLNMMKLEENDSFSPQAALIYSIDDDSKLRVSVSKKTYMPSMKDRYSRGPGGDGSGGGNGSGGGNGSGGGNGSGGGNGSGGGNGSGGGNGSGGGNGSGGGNGSGGGNGSGGEKVPNPDLKSEEAIHYELSYQRYYNGLNFALAGFFTRVDDAIQNVTYNSNKNLKQNQNIGSFDHRGIELDLEYANDDFKIGTNYTFISIKNRSNNNNKIVDVPKHQIFFFAQKEIGAGFSIYGNMKFRKGAYENKMDKSYVENPTTTTFDIKAIYKANKNLSAQIGVKNIGDKLIRYDMAYPMAGREYFASLEYKF; via the coding sequence ATGAAAAAAAGTATAATAAGTTTATCACTAATAGCTTCAGCTTCATTAGCTCAAAGTTACAATTTAGGTCAAGTAAATGTAGAAGCAAAAAAAAATCAAAATATAAATGTATTTGAAAAGACAATCACTTCTGATGATATTTCAAGAGATAATAGTATTGATATATCTGATGCTTTAGACAATATAAGTGGAGTTAGCAAAGATATTCAAGGTGGAAGAGGTGAATCAACTATTCATATTAGAGGATTTAATTCAAAAAGAGTAGGTGTTTTTATAGATGGAGTTCCTATTTATGTTCCTTATGATGGAAACTTTGATTATGGAAGATTTTTAACAACGGATATTTCTCAAATTGATGTATCTAAAGCTTACTCTTCTGTTGTATTTGGTGGAAATACTATGGGTGGAGTTGTTAATATTATTTCTAAAAAACCAAAAAAAGAGTTTGAAGGAAATATAAAAGCTGAAATGATTTTTGACTCAAATATGAAAATGGCTAGACATATTGAGAGTTTAAATTTAGGAACAATGCAAAAAAATGGTTTTTATACTCAAGTAGGAGCTAGTTATTCAAAACAAGATCACTTCAGAATGAGTGATGATTTTAAAGGAAATTCTCATCAAGCTTCAGGAGATAGATTAAGAAGTGAAAATGAAGATAAAAAGATATCTTTAAAAGTAGGTTATGTAGCAAATGATGATAGTGAAATATCTATAAATTACTCAAATCAAAAAGGTGAAAAACAACAAGCTCCTGTAACTGATACAAGTTTTGCTAAAGAAAAGTACTGGGATTGGCCAAAAGTTGATAAAGAATCTATATCTATTGTTGGGCAAAAAAACTTTAATAATAGCTATGTAAAAGCTCTAGCATATTATGATAGTAGTAAAAACAATCTAAATTCATATAAAGATAATACTTACTCTTCTTTTGATAATAATAAGAAAACATTTAAAAATGAAAATGAAGATTATACATATGGTGCTAGAGTAGAATATGGTTTAGCAAATGATAATAATTTCTTTAAAACAGCTACAAACTACAAAAAAGATTCTCACAAAACTTATGATATAGGAAAAACAAATAATAAAAAAACTTTAAGTGAAAATTATGAAGATCATACAATTTCTTTAGGAGTAGAAAATATATATAATATTACTCCAAAATTAGAATTATTGGCTGGTTTGAGTTATGATATGAAAAAAGCTGATAAGCTTTATGATACTGAAACAAAATATTTAAATATGATGAAATTAGAAGAAAATGACTCTTTTTCTCCACAAGCTGCTTTAATATATAGTATTGATGATGATTCAAAATTAAGAGTAAGTGTTTCAAAAAAAACTTATATGCCATCTATGAAAGATAGATACTCTAGAGGTCCAGGGGGGGATGGTTCTGGTGGTGGAAACGGTTCTGGTGGTGGAAACGGTTCTGGTGGTGGAAACGGTTCTGGTGGTGGAAACGGTTCTGGTGGTGGAAACGGTTCTGGTGGTGGAAACGGTTCTGGTGGTGGAAACGGTTCTGGTGGTGGAAACGGTTCTGGTGGTGGAAACGGTTCTGGTGGAGAAAAAGTTCCAAATCCAGATTTAAAAAGTGAAGAAGCTATCCACTATGAACTATCTTATCAAAGATATTACAATGGTTTAAATTTTGCTTTAGCAGGTTTTTTTACAAGAGTTGATGATGCAATTCAAAATGTTACTTATAATTCAAATAAAAACTTAAAACAAAACCAAAATATTGGTAGTTTTGACCATAGAGGTATAGAATTAGATTTAGAGTATGCAAATGATGATTTTAAAATTGGTACAAACTATACATTTATCTCTATAAAAAATAGAAGCAACAATAATAATAAAATTGTAGATGTTCCAAAGCATCAAATATTTTTCTTTGCACAAAAAGAGATTGGTGCAGGTTTTTCTATATATGGAAATATGAAGTTTAGAAAAGGTGCTTATGAAAATAAAATGGATAAATCATATGTAGAAAATCCAACTACAACAACATTTGATATAAAAGCTATTTACAAAGCAAATAAAAATTTAAGTGCACAAATTGGTGTTAAAAATATTGGTGATAAATTAATTAGATATGATATGGCTTATCCTATGGCAGGAAGAGAGTATTTTGCATCTTTAGAATATAAATTTTAG
- a CDS encoding class I SAM-dependent methyltransferase, whose protein sequence is MALAKTNLEKLAFSKLYKKQMKNSTFKSKNSGDWDKKAKHFSENVVNSPYTKEFISRVDLSSCETLLDVGSGPATISLALADKLKSVYALDYSKEMLNYAEQNAKERDVKNLKTINKSWYDSWDDVPNADIVVASRSMEVKDIKKALKKLNSKANKRVYITTKVGGSFIDKEILAQIKRDIIPRPDYIYLVNTLHSMGIFAKVDFIETKNSKFDSPDEDGFIQSLKWSLGEMSKKEEKILREYFNTTYKNKIEKEGLTWAFISWEVNK, encoded by the coding sequence ATGGCATTAGCAAAAACAAATTTAGAAAAATTAGCTTTTTCTAAACTATATAAAAAACAGATGAAAAACTCTACTTTTAAAAGTAAAAATAGTGGAGATTGGGATAAAAAAGCAAAGCATTTTAGTGAAAATGTTGTAAATAGTCCTTATACAAAAGAGTTTATAAGTAGAGTTGATTTAAGTAGTTGTGAAACTTTACTTGATGTAGGAAGTGGACCAGCAACAATATCTTTAGCACTTGCAGATAAACTTAAAAGTGTTTATGCACTTGATTATTCAAAAGAGATGCTAAATTATGCAGAACAAAATGCAAAAGAAAGAGATGTAAAAAATCTAAAAACTATAAATAAATCTTGGTATGACTCTTGGGACGATGTTCCAAACGCTGATATTGTAGTTGCTAGTAGGTCAATGGAAGTAAAAGATATTAAAAAAGCTTTAAAAAAATTAAATAGTAAAGCAAATAAAAGAGTTTATATAACTACAAAAGTTGGTGGAAGTTTTATAGATAAAGAGATTTTAGCTCAAATAAAAAGAGATATTATTCCAAGACCTGATTATATATATTTAGTAAATACACTTCACAGTATGGGAATATTTGCAAAAGTTGATTTTATAGAGACAAAAAACTCTAAATTTGATTCTCCTGATGAAGATGGATTTATACAAAGCTTGAAATGGAGTTTAGGCGAAATGTCTAAAAAAGAGGAAAAAATTTTAAGAGAATATTTTAATACTACTTATAAAAATAAAATAGAAAAAGAGGGATTAACTTGGGCATTTATCTCTTGGGAAGTAAATAAATGA
- a CDS encoding ABC transporter substrate-binding protein produces MFRTVFLIASIVIFLNAKIYEDMLGTKINIEKVEKIHAATPILLYSLYAIDKDKIAGLNFPFNENEAKFIDKRIVDLPVLGGWFGQGRVPNSEMILQAKPDVILLSDSTKKMGEKKLKSSLGNINVPLVYLKANTLEELVSSFYYIGKLVDKEKRAKELENYGNESLNLAKEIEKKVSKKPKVYYAEGNNGLLTDCNTSIHSELINLASGDNVHKCQATNSFGRQAVNFEQVLNYNPEIILVYEKEFYKNIFNDKKWQLIDAVKNKKVYFLPKGPFSWFDRPPSFMRLLGLRYIISILHPDLYEMDIYEESKKFYKLFLDLDLDNSQIDDILGKNL; encoded by the coding sequence ATGTTTAGAACAGTTTTTTTAATAGCTTCTATTGTAATTTTTTTAAATGCAAAAATTTATGAAGATATGCTAGGAACAAAGATAAATATTGAAAAAGTAGAAAAAATTCATGCAGCAACTCCTATTTTATTATATTCATTATATGCAATTGATAAAGATAAAATTGCTGGATTAAACTTCCCTTTTAATGAAAATGAAGCAAAATTTATTGATAAAAGAATTGTAGATTTACCTGTACTTGGTGGTTGGTTTGGTCAAGGAAGAGTGCCAAATAGTGAGATGATTTTACAAGCAAAACCTGATGTGATTTTACTATCTGATTCTACAAAAAAAATGGGAGAAAAGAAACTCAAATCATCTTTAGGAAATATAAATGTACCTTTGGTTTATCTAAAAGCAAACACACTTGAAGAACTTGTTTCTTCTTTTTATTATATAGGAAAACTTGTAGATAAAGAGAAAAGAGCAAAAGAGTTAGAAAACTATGGAAATGAGAGTTTAAATTTAGCAAAAGAGATAGAAAAAAAAGTAAGCAAAAAACCAAAAGTATATTATGCAGAAGGAAATAATGGACTTTTAACTGATTGCAATACTTCAATTCACTCAGAATTAATAAATCTTGCAAGTGGAGATAATGTTCATAAATGCCAAGCCACAAATAGTTTTGGAAGACAAGCTGTAAATTTTGAACAAGTTTTAAACTACAATCCTGAAATAATCTTAGTTTATGAAAAAGAGTTTTATAAAAATATTTTTAATGATAAGAAATGGCAACTAATAGATGCTGTAAAAAATAAAAAAGTATATTTTTTACCAAAAGGTCCTTTTAGCTGGTTTGATAGACCACCATCATTTATGAGATTATTGGGCTTAAGATATATTATTTCTATACTTCATCCTGATTTATATGAGATGGATATTTATGAAGAATCAAAAAAGTTTTATAAACTATTTTTAGATTTAGATTTAGATAATTCGCAAATAGATGATATTTTAGGCAAAAATTTATGA
- a CDS encoding ABC transporter ATP-binding protein, which translates to MKLIEAKNISFSYKNNQVLDDINFELNQGDILSLLGKNGSGKTTLLKILLGIFKSKGEVKILDKSIKEYSNKELAKLISYVPQTHQIPFDYTIFDVVLMGRLPHIGLFSNYSSKDRDIAIKALEKVGILHLKEKIYSQVSGGERQLAFIARALTQSAKIIFMDEPVTGLDYGNQLKLLNFLKTLSKEGYTFIKTTHYPEHALYASNKVMMLEKGKVLDFGDIEEKLTQENIKILYNIDVEIISKKNGYKYCIPIL; encoded by the coding sequence ATGAAATTAATAGAAGCAAAAAATATATCTTTTTCATATAAAAATAATCAAGTTTTAGATGATATAAATTTTGAATTAAATCAAGGAGATATTCTATCTCTTTTAGGGAAAAACGGTTCAGGAAAAACTACTTTATTAAAGATACTTTTAGGAATATTCAAATCAAAAGGTGAAGTAAAAATTTTAGATAAGAGTATAAAAGAGTATTCAAATAAAGAGTTAGCAAAACTTATTTCTTATGTTCCTCAAACTCATCAGATTCCTTTTGATTATACTATTTTTGATGTCGTTTTAATGGGAAGGTTACCACATATTGGACTATTTTCAAACTACTCTTCAAAAGATAGAGATATTGCTATAAAAGCACTAGAAAAAGTAGGGATTTTACACCTAAAAGAGAAAATATATTCTCAAGTAAGTGGTGGAGAAAGGCAACTTGCTTTTATTGCAAGAGCTTTAACACAAAGTGCAAAAATCATATTTATGGATGAACCAGTTACTGGACTTGATTATGGAAATCAATTAAAACTATTAAATTTTTTAAAAACACTATCAAAGGAGGGCTATACATTTATAAAAACAACTCACTATCCAGAACATGCTTTATATGCTTCAAATAAAGTAATGATGTTAGAAAAAGGGAAAGTGCTGGATTTTGGGGATATTGAAGAAAAACTTACACAAGAAAACATAAAAATACTTTACAACATAGATGTAGAAATTATATCAAAAAAGAATGGATACAAATATTGTATCCCAATTTTATAG
- a CDS encoding TonB-dependent receptor plug domain-containing protein, translating into MVRKLSFVVATTLFAGTLLANETTNLGQIDIFEKTNSDSKFKSNEISAEDMELQNKNSVLDALNTISGLNTYGYGARGEQTISIRGFSGRHAPVFIDGIAINLPVEGYVDLSNYMTFNLDKIQVTKGLSSPLLGINTFAGAINLVTKRPTKELEGTLSTGVFNGKGRKSYLNLATNQGLYYVQASGSIMERDYYPMSSDFKETTIQDNNKRVNSYKNDQNINLKVGFTPNETDEYAFNYINQKTDKGMPTDVYNGDSAMTDPKKGGPYRQWDYSNKESFYFLSNTNFDLGYIKSRIFYDKYEDSMNFYKDISFSELHLTPTPYDASTKGISLELGQYDTQRNSLKLALHAKQDIQKDNEKDGKVYRKKMNYFSIGLENTFRVTDDFRIIAGASWDKDEVKEANNKNPDATYGKEFEHASSDSFNPMIKVEYDIDDSFSTYAGVAKKTRFASLKEKYSYRFGKQIPNPELEPEKTINYEIGASKLFENQGIKAVLFYSDVKDYIQSEITNPSAPKNNQISKNYNLGKVKHMGYELEYFYAFDNNLDFDASYTRLLTKNEEINKDTGKKDLITDAPKHKIALSATYRPIKGLMTNINMQFSSSRHTHSKNKEKDVSSAAIWNAKLAYEIKKGLTFDIGASNIFDKNYSYSYGYPEAGRVVYSNITYKF; encoded by the coding sequence ATGGTTAGAAAATTGAGCTTTGTTGTAGCTACAACACTTTTTGCAGGAACACTTCTTGCAAATGAAACAACAAATTTAGGACAAATTGATATATTTGAAAAAACAAATTCAGATAGTAAATTCAAAAGCAATGAAATAAGTGCTGAAGATATGGAACTTCAAAACAAAAATAGTGTTTTGGATGCTTTAAATACAATTAGTGGATTAAACACTTATGGTTATGGTGCAAGAGGAGAGCAAACAATCTCTATAAGAGGTTTTAGTGGAAGACATGCTCCTGTGTTTATTGATGGTATTGCTATAAATCTTCCTGTTGAGGGTTATGTAGATTTATCAAACTATATGACTTTTAATCTTGATAAAATTCAAGTAACAAAAGGTTTAAGCTCTCCACTTTTAGGTATTAATACTTTTGCAGGTGCTATTAACTTAGTTACAAAAAGACCAACAAAAGAGCTAGAAGGTACTCTTTCAACTGGTGTTTTTAATGGAAAAGGAAGAAAATCTTACTTAAATCTTGCTACAAATCAAGGTTTATATTATGTTCAAGCTAGTGGTTCTATTATGGAAAGAGATTACTATCCAATGTCAAGTGATTTTAAAGAAACTACTATTCAAGATAACAATAAAAGAGTAAATTCTTATAAAAATGATCAAAATATAAATCTAAAAGTAGGTTTTACTCCAAATGAAACTGATGAATATGCATTTAACTATATAAATCAGAAAACAGATAAAGGTATGCCAACAGATGTTTATAATGGTGATAGTGCAATGACAGATCCTAAAAAAGGTGGTCCTTATAGACAGTGGGATTATTCAAATAAAGAGAGTTTTTACTTCTTATCAAATACAAACTTTGATTTAGGATATATAAAATCTAGAATCTTCTATGATAAATATGAAGATAGTATGAATTTCTATAAAGATATCTCTTTTTCTGAATTACATCTGACTCCAACTCCTTATGATGCAAGCACAAAAGGAATTTCACTAGAACTTGGTCAATATGATACACAAAGAAATAGTTTAAAACTAGCCTTACATGCGAAACAAGATATTCAAAAAGACAATGAAAAAGATGGAAAAGTTTATAGAAAGAAAATGAACTATTTTTCTATTGGCTTAGAAAATACATTTAGAGTAACAGATGACTTTAGAATTATTGCAGGTGCAAGCTGGGATAAAGATGAAGTAAAAGAAGCAAATAACAAAAATCCAGATGCAACTTATGGAAAAGAGTTTGAACATGCAAGTTCTGACTCTTTTAATCCTATGATTAAAGTTGAGTATGATATAGATGATAGTTTTTCTACTTATGCAGGAGTTGCAAAAAAAACAAGATTTGCAAGTTTAAAAGAGAAATACTCTTATAGATTTGGTAAACAAATTCCAAATCCAGAATTAGAACCTGAAAAAACAATCAACTATGAAATAGGTGCTAGTAAACTATTTGAAAATCAGGGTATAAAAGCAGTACTATTTTACTCTGATGTAAAAGATTATATACAATCTGAAATAACTAACCCTAGTGCACCAAAGAATAATCAAATAAGTAAAAACTACAACCTTGGAAAAGTTAAACATATGGGATATGAGCTAGAGTATTTCTATGCATTTGATAATAATCTTGATTTTGATGCAAGCTATACAAGACTTTTAACTAAAAATGAAGAGATAAATAAAGATACAGGTAAAAAAGATCTAATCACAGATGCTCCAAAACATAAAATTGCTCTAAGTGCAACATATAGACCAATCAAAGGTTTAATGACAAATATAAATATGCAATTCTCTTCAAGCAGACACACTCATTCAAAAAATAAAGAAAAAGATGTAAGTAGTGCAGCTATTTGGAATGCAAAACTTGCTTATGAGATTAAAAAAGGTTTAACTTTTGATATTGGTGCATCAAATATTTTTGATAAAAACTATTCTTATAGTTATGGTTACCCAGAAGCTGGAAGAGTTGTTTACTCAAATATTACTTATAAGTTTTAA
- a CDS encoding LLM class flavin-dependent oxidoreductase, translated as MKSAIFSLFENWEDDYEKAITDQIELVCYAEKLGFDEAWLTEHHFNNFSVSPSPLSVANYLLGKTNKIKIGTAGILLPYYNPIKLAEDIATIKSYDEDRFLYGIAKGAFAIYDKTFKTDGITNRELMFEANELIHRLLLEERVTFSGKFFSCEDISIRPKIKKPMTTFIASESLEAIEKCAKEDFSLIGSLALSKEKIRDIFKNFDSFNPKKSLSFRVARGINIGFNQKEIEEETKKSAEIFLKSMLLSKDTNPTLVKLLTKEYLQIRETLFDKNRILQNAIYGTPKECVEQIKELKSEFNIEALLLKPLVSSQKRAKEVLDLYINEVKPYV; from the coding sequence ATGAAAAGTGCGATTTTTTCTCTTTTTGAAAATTGGGAAGATGATTACGAAAAAGCTATAACAGACCAGATAGAACTGGTTTGTTATGCAGAAAAGCTAGGATTTGATGAAGCATGGCTTACAGAACATCACTTCAACAACTTTAGCGTAAGCCCATCTCCACTTAGTGTTGCAAACTATCTTTTAGGAAAAACAAACAAGATAAAAATAGGAACAGCTGGAATACTTCTTCCATATTATAATCCTATAAAACTAGCTGAAGATATTGCAACAATCAAATCCTATGATGAAGATAGATTTTTATATGGTATTGCAAAAGGTGCATTTGCTATTTATGATAAAACTTTTAAAACAGATGGAATAACAAATAGAGAGCTTATGTTTGAGGCAAATGAACTTATTCATAGATTACTTTTAGAAGAGAGAGTAACTTTTAGTGGCAAGTTTTTCTCTTGTGAAGATATATCTATAAGACCAAAAATAAAAAAACCAATGACTACTTTCATAGCTTCTGAATCTCTTGAAGCCATAGAAAAATGTGCAAAAGAAGATTTCTCTTTAATAGGAAGCTTAGCTTTAAGTAAAGAGAAAATAAGAGATATTTTTAAAAACTTTGATAGTTTTAATCCAAAAAAGAGTTTATCTTTTAGAGTTGCAAGAGGTATAAATATTGGTTTTAATCAAAAAGAGATTGAAGAAGAGACAAAAAAAAGTGCTGAAATATTTTTAAAATCTATGCTTCTATCAAAAGATACAAATCCTACTTTAGTGAAACTTCTTACAAAAGAGTATTTACAAATAAGAGAAACTTTGTTTGACAAAAATAGGATTTTGCAAAATGCAATTTATGGAACACCAAAAGAGTGTGTGGAACAGATAAAAGAGTTGAAAAGTGAATTTAATATTGAAGCACTTTTATTAAAACCTCTTGTAAGCTCACAAAAAAGAGCAAAAGAGGTATTAGATTTATATATAAATGAGGTAAAACCATATGTTTAG
- a CDS encoding FecCD family ABC transporter permease — protein sequence MIKSGYFVLALALIIIINASLFLGQYEISLNEYFMFIQKLLGFNSSISIEKYETMKSIIFDIRLPRIISAVLIGASLAVAGASFQAMFVNPLVSPGILGVLSGASFGAALGMILGLNWFLINLSTFIFGILAVFFAITISFIYSSSRNMIILVLGGIISSSLFSALLSIIKYGADTNDVLPAITYWLMGSLSFSTSSIVWNLTIPMLGGILILIFFSKYLNALSLGDEEAKALGVNTKLIKLIIIIVATLISALSVILAGIIGWIGLIIPHITRLIFGADNKVILPMSALIGAIFLLIVDNTSKLIFSFEIPIGIVTAIIGIPIFIFVLKNAKKGF from the coding sequence ATGATAAAAAGTGGCTATTTTGTTTTAGCTTTAGCTTTAATAATTATTATTAATGCTTCACTTTTTTTAGGTCAATATGAGATAAGTTTAAATGAATATTTTATGTTTATTCAAAAGTTATTAGGATTTAACTCTTCAATATCTATTGAGAAATATGAAACTATGAAAAGTATTATTTTTGATATTAGATTACCTAGAATCATATCTGCTGTTTTAATAGGAGCTTCTTTAGCAGTTGCTGGAGCTTCTTTTCAAGCTATGTTTGTAAATCCTTTGGTTTCTCCTGGAATTTTAGGAGTTTTAAGTGGTGCTTCTTTTGGTGCAGCTCTTGGTATGATTTTAGGCTTAAACTGGTTTTTGATAAATCTTTCTACGTTTATTTTTGGAATTCTTGCCGTTTTTTTTGCTATTACTATATCTTTTATCTACTCTAGTTCAAGAAATATGATTATTTTAGTTCTTGGTGGAATTATTAGTAGTTCTTTATTTTCAGCTTTGCTCTCTATTATAAAATATGGAGCAGATACAAATGATGTTTTACCAGCAATTACATATTGGCTCATGGGAAGCTTATCTTTTAGCACAAGTTCTATTGTTTGGAATTTAACTATTCCTATGCTTGGTGGAATTTTGATTTTAATCTTTTTTTCAAAATATTTAAATGCTTTAAGTCTTGGAGATGAAGAGGCAAAAGCTCTTGGAGTAAATACAAAACTTATAAAACTAATCATAATAATAGTAGCCACTTTAATAAGTGCATTAAGTGTTATTTTAGCAGGAATTATTGGTTGGATTGGATTAATTATTCCTCATATTACAAGGCTTATTTTTGGAGCTGATAATAAAGTAATCTTACCAATGAGTGCTCTTATTGGTGCAATATTTTTACTTATTGTTGATAATACATCTAAACTAATTTTTAGCTTTGAAATACCTATTGGAATTGTTACAGCAATTATAGGAATTCCTATTTTTATCTTTGTTTTAAAAAATGCAAAAAAAGGTTTTTGA
- a CDS encoding ABC transporter ATP-binding protein: MIDLNIKKELHGSTGKMLLDIDLSIKTGEFVALSGISGSGKTTILRVLAGLENANGKIIVDNEIWLDDKFIKPVQKRDIGFVFQDYALFPNLTVIENLLFVKKDKELAKYLLNLTDLYELKNRYPSSLSGGQKQRVSLCRSLMKKPRILLMDEPLSALDPNMRLKLQDEILALHKEFKTTTIMVSHDPSEMYKLASRVLVLKEGKIANDGLAKDILLKTEGSQKFSFEGELLDILKVDIINIAVVAIGQQIVEVVISQKEAESLKIGQRVNVSTKAFTPNLKGV; encoded by the coding sequence ATGATAGATTTAAATATAAAAAAAGAGCTTCACGGAAGCACAGGAAAAATGCTTTTAGATATAGATTTATCTATAAAAACTGGAGAGTTTGTAGCTTTAAGTGGAATTAGTGGAAGTGGTAAAACTACAATTCTAAGAGTTTTAGCAGGTTTAGAAAATGCAAATGGAAAGATTATTGTAGACAATGAAATTTGGCTTGATGATAAGTTTATAAAACCAGTTCAAAAAAGAGATATTGGTTTTGTTTTCCAAGATTATGCACTTTTTCCAAACTTAACAGTTATAGAAAATCTTCTTTTCGTGAAAAAAGATAAAGAACTTGCAAAATATCTTTTAAATCTTACAGATTTATATGAGTTAAAAAATAGATATCCAAGCTCTTTAAGTGGTGGACAAAAGCAAAGAGTGAGTTTATGTAGATCTTTGATGAAAAAACCAAGAATTTTACTTATGGATGAGCCACTTTCAGCACTTGATCCTAATATGAGATTAAAACTTCAAGATGAAATTTTAGCACTTCATAAAGAGTTTAAGACAACAACAATAATGGTAAGCCATGATCCAAGTGAGATGTATAAACTTGCTTCTAGAGTTCTTGTTTTAAAAGAGGGAAAAATAGCAAATGATGGTTTAGCAAAAGATATTTTATTAAAAACAGAAGGTAGCCAAAAGTTTAGTTTTGAAGGTGAACTTCTTGATATTTTGAAAGTAGATATTATAAATATTGCTGTTGTTGCTATTGGTCAACAAATTGTAGAAGTTGTTATTAGTCAAAAGGAAGCAGAAAGTTTAAAAATAGGGCAAAGAGTAAATGTAAGTACAAAAGCATTTACTCCAAATTTAAAAGGAGTATAA
- a CDS encoding molybdopterin-dependent oxidoreductase — protein sequence MRSLAFLLLLSLFLFSNENNYKVSKNLEISGLVLNKLNLDVKELEKLSYFKSGSTPVICMSGETKDNVKSYEGVLLKDLLDKAVIDINSRKDFNKIYIQAISSDGYEAIFSYNEIFNTKLGDNIIVFYKKNGKYLEDYQGKIALISIDDIRNGPRHIKWLEKIIVGKI from the coding sequence ATGAGAAGCTTAGCTTTTCTTTTACTTCTATCTTTATTTTTATTTTCAAATGAAAATAACTATAAAGTATCAAAAAATCTTGAAATCTCTGGTCTTGTTTTAAATAAATTAAACTTAGATGTAAAAGAACTTGAAAAACTAAGTTATTTTAAAAGTGGTTCAACTCCTGTTATTTGTATGAGTGGTGAAACAAAAGATAATGTAAAGAGCTATGAAGGTGTTTTATTAAAAGATTTATTAGATAAAGCAGTAATAGATATAAATAGTAGAAAAGATTTTAACAAAATATATATTCAGGCAATTTCAAGTGATGGTTATGAGGCTATATTTTCATATAATGAAATTTTTAATACAAAACTAGGAGATAATATAATAGTTTTTTATAAGAAAAATGGAAAATATCTTGAAGATTATCAAGGTAAAATTGCACTTATAAGTATTGATGATATAAGAAATGGTCCAAGACATATAAAATGGCTTGAAAAAATCATTGTAGGTAAAATTTAA